CAGAGCCGCCGTCCTCTCTGCCATCCACAACCACGAGCTCATGGTCAAGACCCTCTGCCCGGCCCTCATCTCCTACAAGCTCGAGTCCGGCTctgtcggcctcggccagtcCGCCACCTACTCCATCACGGACAAGAAGCCCATCGGCCAGACCACCTACCAGCTGACCATCACCAACCTtgaggagggcgtcgacacCCTTGTCAACGCCAAGCCCCCCGTCGGcaccctcgtcatcgccggcaaGTGGCGCATCGTCCAGGAGGCcagcggcctcgtcctccgcgaggaggtcgacatcgacgccaACGTGCtcatgaagaagatggccaagGGCAACGTCGAGAAGACCCACCCCGAGCAGCACGCCgctctcctcgtccaggccggCAAGGCATAAATGATGGACAGGGCGTTGACGACATGTATCCCATTGGTTGAGCTTTTATCACCTTGGGAAAGCTAGCGGTTCGACCGGCGTTTAAAGGATTATGGCATCTTGTAGATACGCACCCTACAAATAATGGGAATTTGACAATTCGAGGCACTAATGTTCATCGTTCTTGTTCTCTCCCCTTGCATGCGATGTGATGCGTGTGTGCCGTGTCTTGACCATAAACTGCTCTTCTCCCACGCATCGGATGATACGAAGTCAACATGCCTTAGAGGTCCCAGATTCATTCAAGCCTTCGCAGCGCCTTCAGGGTCGTGCGCAACAACCTCAATCTCGACGCGCATgtcgtcttcgccgagcCTTGGTACCCCCACGCATGTCCAGATGGGCTTGTGGTTCGGCATCCACTTGTTGAAGTTCCTGACCATGGCATCCATCGCCTCGTTGTTGATCGGCACGTGGTACGAGTTGACCCTGTAGACCTGTTCCcagcccttgccgccggcgtccttCAAGTTGAGGTCGACGTTGGCAAACGCTTGGTCAATCTGCGCGTTGATCTCCTTGTAAAACTCCCCCGTCTTGGGATCCCATCCGCCTGGCTCTTTCGTCAGCATGTATGTATCATCCCACAAGCGAACAAGATGCCATACCTTGGCCGGCGCACTCGATCTTGTCACCCACACGCACGGCTTGGTTGTAGCTAAAGTTCTTGAGGTTCTTTTGGCCAACGCCCTCGTACGCGTAGTAACGAAGATGAGACATGGTGTGAAGCCGTATGGGTGATGTTTGAGGATTACGCGCCGAATACGGCCACCTAGATTTCAGAGTGGTTCGACGAGGCAACGTAGTTGGTGTATAGGAAAAGAGAGATGATAGTCCGCACTCCTGTAAGAGGCAGGTAAATTGTTCTTGATTTTTATAAGTGGTCGTAAAGGAGATTATTCTTGGTATTGTAAGTTCGCCGACGTCATGTTGCGGAAACTAAATTCCTCCATGTGGGGGTCGACTTGAGTCAAACCCATTCTAACCATGTCCAAGCCCATCTGCGTGATGGTAGGAAACGCGCAGGACACTTTCGTCCAAGGTACAAACAAACGTGAGAAAGCAAACAAACGTGAGAAAGGAACCGAGAGGTCCAAGTCCATCTTACGCAACTTTTACTTGCTTGACATGGGGGTTGAGCCTCATGTAAGGGCGGCGCTTGTTGAACAACGCAAATGagggagaaaaagagaaacaTCCCAGACTCTCGAAATACAAACAAAAAAGATGAACACAGGCGACTACCATCAAACGAAAGCAAGAAACAACCGACAAATATCTCAcccctttcttccccctccgCAGGAATAACTCCTCACCGAGTTCCCTGCTGTTTTCCCCTTCACCCACTCATGCCTCACTCGCCCTTCCCCAGCAGGACCAAGTTGGCCACGTTCATCGCCGCGATGATGACCCATACCAGGACCGCGAGAGCCGCGGTGTACCACGAGTTCGCCATCTTGACCAAACCGCCCGCGTCGTCCAGGGTCTCCTCGTCAACTCGGCTCCTCGACCGGGCCTCGCCATCACGGACCGTCATGTACTTGTGGCGGCACGTAAAGTAAATCAGCGGCGCCGTGACGAACGGCAGGACGACGCTGAGCACGACCTGCGACGCGTTCAGCGCCGCGCTCACGCCCTGCCGGCCGACGGCcccggcgatgacgatgctcGGCGTGACGCTGATGCTTCGCGTCGCGAGGCGCCGTAGCCAGGGCCGCATCTTCCAGTTCAGCGCCCCCTCGCTGACCATCTGCCCGGCAATCGTGCACACGATCCCGGCCGAGACGCCCGAgaggagcagcgccagcgcgAAGATGGTACCCGCCGCTCCAGAGATGGAGTCCGTGAGGAGCTGGTGGATGCCGAAGATGTCCGCGTCCGGGGCGTCTTTGTTGCCGAAGAGCGAGGCGCCCGCGACAATGAGGATGGCGGAGttgacgaagagggcgaacGTGAAGAGGGAGATCCCTAGCTCGGCCGTTGATGTCTTGAGGCAGTGTTTGATGGCTCGGACCGACGGGGCGTAGTAGTCCTTGTCAACGCTTTcaccgccgaggtcgacttCTCCTGTGCCGGGAGGCAGCAGGCCGTGCTTCGTGTCATAATCCCGGAGGCGGGCTTGGACAATTCCGGAGCCGAGGTACAGGCTGTGAGGCATGACAGTGGCTCCAAGAATGCCACAAGCTTGGTACAAGCTGGACCATTGAAATCGGGCTCGTCAGCGCAGTCTCAGACAGAACAGGAAGCGAAGGGGAAAGTCACCCTTGCGATTCGACGACAGCATGAGAGGGCAGGTAGCCACGGAATACCTCTCCAACCGGCGTGTCCTTGATCAGCGAGAGCTGGATACAGAAGCAGACCACCACGGCCaagacgaggccgatgacAAAGTACTCAAACATCCGCAACCCCCTCATGGACCCGTGGGGCCGGtagaagacgaggatgatcATGACGTCGAGAATGGAAATCGCACATCCCGCCACCAGGGGGATCGCGGGAACAAGGAGGTTCAGGCCGATGGCGAATCCGATCACCTAAATCCCGTGTTATTCTTCAAGTCTAGCGGCACGACCTCAGCTGCATCGCCACTGCCACAGCCCCCCCTCCAGGCCAACAACGTACCTCTGCAATGtcggtggcgatgatggccacCTCGGCAAATACGTAGAGAACATAGTTCATCCA
This sequence is a window from Colletotrichum higginsianum IMI 349063 chromosome 8, whole genome shotgun sequence. Protein-coding genes within it:
- a CDS encoding Metal ion transporter metal ion transporter, which gives rise to MNRPSRTDEPYEGEGYNQSPSPLSNDLTTNEDLNGTVNARELGPARDSKEALAEAGDVAITRFDDSWGKDGVGPAMGDPSAKSAGLGQPEGEDALAAPLPTLHSQHPSNGGDEDSVRKGILVRAWSALAKFGSFVGPGFMISVAYIDPGNYATGVAAGATYRFRLLFVVLLANLFAIFLQSLCTKLGTVTGLNLAEACRAFLPRWMNYVLYVFAEVAIIATDIAEVIGFAIGLNLLVPAIPLVAGCAISILDVMIILVFYRPHGSMRGLRMFEYFVIGLVLAVVVCFCIQLSLIKDTPVGEVFRGYLPSHAVVESQGLYQACGILGATVMPHSLYLGSGIVQARLRDYDTKHGLLPPGTGEVDLGGESVDKDYYAPSVRAIKHCLKTSTAELGISLFTFALFVNSAILIVAGASLFGNKDAPDADIFGIHQLLTDSISGAAGTIFALALLLSGVSAGIVCTIAGQMVSEGALNWKMRPWLRRLATRSISVTPSIVIAGAVGRQGVSAALNASQVVLSVVLPFVTAPLIYFTCRHKYMTVRDGEARSRSRVDEETLDDAGGLVKMANSWYTAALAVLVWVIIAAMNVANLVLLGKGE
- a CDS encoding Endoribonuclease L-PSP, with amino-acid sequence MSHLRYYAYEGVGQKNLKNFSYNQAVRVGDKIECAGQGGWDPKTGEFYKEINAQIDQAFANVDLNLKDAGGKGWEQVYRVNSYHVPINNEAMDAMVRNFNKWMPNHKPIWTCVGVPRLGEDDMRVEIEVVAHDPEGAAKA